ATATTCTCCTTTATTTTTTCCTCAAAGCCCTAACTTTAATTAGTGTCCTTGTGACTCTAGTGTATATATAAAACTTCTTGAATGGCGTATTTATAGCCTCTAGTGCATCGATGCACAACTTGGACTCTAATGTATCATTGCTTAACTAGTTAAGGCAAAGGATAAAGTATATAAACTAATGCAAGCTTTATTCTATTAGTACTGCTACTTGATATCACTCAGTGGCTTTCTATTTAATAGTTGTTACGTATATACTTGTGTTATATGTGCCTTCAATTGTGGTTTCATTTATGTGTGGGCAAAGGCCTTAATGTGCGTTCAGTGATGTGATGACGATTCATTAGATAAATTTGAGAGCCAAATGGAAAAATTTGAGAAAAGGAGCATTGGAGACAGTGGcgagcgacgagtcgtcgcccAGACTAGCCATTTGAGCGACGACTCGTCACTCGAGTCTAGAGATTCCTTTgtgattttcttttgtttttggtgGTATTTGTATCATGTGATATCTTCATTAATCAAGCATATAAGAATAAAGAAAACACTTATTTTAGGAGGAAATTCATTTCGTGATGTGGCGTTTTCAAAAGATGTTGGTAGATGAACTCAAAAATATCATGAGGTTAGTGTTGTTGGTACTACTACGACTATCATTtgttatatgaaaatataacaCATTGATGTTAACTCAATAAATAATGATCTTGATGAACAGACAAGGAATACGAATCTCAACAATTGGAAATACGTCTTTGCTTCCTAAATCTTTACAAGAAGTGTTAGAACATACCAAAGAATCCACAAAAGACAATACAAAAACACATGTTATTTTTGCTATTAGTTATAGTGGAAAGAATGATATCGTGCAAGCATGCAAAAGTATCACCAAGAAGGTTCAAATTGGCCTTATTGATTGTGAAGATGTGGACGAGTCTCTAATAGAGCAAGAATTACAAACCAAAATTATGACTGCCCCGTGCCCGGATTTACTCATTCGAACAAGTGGTGAGCTTCGTATTAGCAACTTCTTGCTTTGGCAATTGGCATACTCGGAATTCTACTTTACTACAACGCTTTGGCCTGATTTTGGAGAATTTGAGTTTATTGAAGCATTACAGTCTTTTCAAAAGAGGCAAAGACGTTTTGGAGGGCGATCATTGTGAATTTTCTTCCTCTAAAGCCTCatatatttttgatttgatttcttTCGTTGAAATACAACTATAACATTGTTGTGATCTTTGATGAGTTAACCTCAAACTGTTTTTGGCTTTCAGCTATTTGAATAATTGAGTAATGGAATAACAATCATATTGTGATTTGAATGCAAGAAACAATCATTCTAAAAATAACAGCTTGGTTACAATCTGATTTTGCTTCAAACATAACTTAGACTTGCTTACCTACCAAATTTTACTCAAGCTATTAGACCTCTAACGAGTTGgattatgaaattttttcctttgaaaatcaaattttttaacaatacttaaatttataataataatatctttcAAAAAAGTTCTGATATGCCAAATTCAACTTAACAGATTTCATAGACTAGGCTACTACATGAATTCGAATGTTGGGATTTTAGAAATGACCATAATTAAAAGATGAGAGTAGCAAAAAGTGAATGCTTCGATTGATGAGTGGGATATAATTCTAACCTAAGATATTACACAGGGTTTATAAGCAACGGCGAAGCCAAGATTTTAAATTGGGGGAGGAGTCAAATAGtcgatatactagaaattatttaCTAATGTCGGTTATTAGGCTATTCGGGGTAGCCAACCGCCTAGCGCCTAGGGCCTCCATAAATAAGAGGCCTCGTTAAATGATTGTATTAAGGCCCGGTTTGAGGAATACTTTTTAAGtaatttgttttaaaactattttatatttgaaataatatattgctataatacattttgtcttgaattagTTTTCttgaaatagaaaaattttatcttttaatataataaatggtCCCATTTTAAAAGATatcgtaaaaataaataaggcctCTAAAATCTTTGCtctgttatttttatttactatataaaaactaGTTAAATCATGAAAAGTTTAAAAGGcatattattttaaatgaaCTTGGATCATagtaaaaattatattctacAAATAGAATTAAAGTTTCCCTATAATTATCCCTTTTGAAAAACAAGTGTTTTTTGATCTCATTATTCGCCTATTAAGTCTCaaaaaatactattaaaattaagataccaaaaatctaaacacgcattaaaaaggataaatgtaaaattatataaGATATAGTTTGTAAAAATAGTAGTTTGGATTAGGATTTTCTACAAGGGGGccaaagctaaaaatacaaaGGATCGCATTTTCGGCAAGGGGCCAGACCTCCCCCAACCCCATGTAGCTTTGCCCCTGTAATTATAAGTTTCAAATTTTGAGGAAAAGATAAAACAAAATCGTGTAAAATATGTGTAAATACAAGGCATTAGCTAACCGCTAAGGAAAATGAAAGTTGAAGCTCGAGAGACTTAAACAACGATAAGTGAAGACTCAATTCcttttaagtgatgataattcaaaacatatattaaattaaacaataaattaagtaattatatttagttgtttaagtaggtccaaaattatattaaatattaagtaattaatgaatacatattttaagtccgaaatatattaaataaagtttaaattagaatgacttaagtatattttatttggataatattatatttgaatttgaattaaataaacATGTGTTCAAGACatttaaatatttgaatatattacaCGTTTTATGCTTAATGTTGAATGTGTTGTTACACGTTTTATgtttaaatatttgaataaataagTTGCTTTGAAATCAAGGTTTACTAATTATAGCTTTtcctataaatataaatatagagACATCTTGAAtcttaactaaaaataagaaaagtatttaaattaagctaaaatataggaatttaatttgatatatttttacatgttaatatatttgaattattgaattttaaatgccttgtgtaagtactaacgtggcagcatataAAGAGTTCAATAGCTAAAAATAGCAATCAATGACGTGCTTGAATAAGTCTTCAGTGGAGCGTTAGTTTGAATTAAGGCTCAAAGTTTTGAAGACTGACCCAAATTGATCAGATTAACTATATTGGCGGATGAAACTTCCTTGACTTGCAAGATTATGCTGACGTgtggcatatatatatatatatatatatatatatatatatatatatatatatatatatatatatatatatatatatatatatatatatatatatatatatatatatatatatatatatatatatataatatacatatacacatatatacatatatatatatatatacatatatatatatatatatacatatatatatatatatatatatatatacatatatatatatatatatatatatacatatatatatatatatatatatatatatatatatatatatatatatatatatatatatacatatatatatatatacatatatatatatatatacatatatatatatatatatacatatatatatatatatatatatatatatatatatatatatatatatatatatatacatatatatatatatacatatatatacatatatatatatatacatatatatatatatatatatatatatatatatatacatatatatatatatatatatatatacatatatatatatatatatacatatatatatatatatatatatatatatatatatatatatatatatacatatatatatatatatatatatatatatatatatatatatatatatatacatatacatatatatatatacatatatatatatatatattatatatatatatatatatatatatatatatatatatatatatatatatatatatatatatatatatacatatatatatatatatatacatatatatatatatatatatatatatatatatatatgtatatatatatatatatatatgtatatatatatatatatatatatatatgtatatatatatgtatatgtatatatatatatatatgtatatatatatatatatatatatatatatatatatatatatatatatatatatatatatatatatatatatatatatatatatatatatatatatatatatatatatatatatatatatatatatatatatatatatatcattagaaatttaatgtagtgacatttaaagattaatatcttgtgatggatccgataggagaagggttgtttgcttaAGGTCGTTCGTTCTCTAGGCCTCAAATTTTtctcattggaaaactttgatgaagatgtttgtgattgatcaagacaTGGAGCTTTGggacatcataactaaaggacctcaGGTAccaatgaaaaaggacgctcaaggaaattaTGTGGTAAAATCCGAGTCCGAATACTCACAAAGTGATTTGGAATCTGtatccaaaaactatagagcaatgaatcaattgtgttgtgctttaaATAGTACCGAGTTCAATAGAGTTTCATTATGCACAACTGCTAAGGAAATATGGGATGAGTTGGTTGTGAGATAtaaaggaacaagtcaagtaaaggagacaaagatcaacattctcatgcatcaatatgaaatgttcaagatgaaaaaggatgagaagaATAATGAAGTGTTTACTCGTTTTGCATTaattactaatagtttgaatgCTCTTGGTAAAagttttactaatgcagaaaaagtccagaaggtcttgaggtgtcttccaagatccaaatggggtcgaAAAGTCACCGCTATTGAAAAAGCTCAAGACTTGAAagttctatcacttgacgatcttCTTGGAaagctcacaactcatgaacataccttacatgatgatggagaaagtgaTGTAACACAATCTATGAAGAACCTTGCTCTAAAGGCATAGAAACATTATGAATCCTCAAGCGAAGAtgaggaaagtgatgatgaggaagatccatttgccttAATCACAAGAGGTCTAGAAGCATTCATGAAGATtcgcaaaagatttaaaaattttaaatctagAAACAAAGGTAAATTTTCGAATTCTAACTCCAATTCCAAACCAACAaatttgcttgttttgagtgtgtaTCTATAGAACATCTTGTAAAGGAATGCcctaagaagaaaaaggaatattacaagaaaaataaaaagaaacaagtAATGGTTGCTAAGTGGAGTGACTTCGAAGGATCAACCGAATTCgaaagtgaagatggtcaagctcacttatgtcttatggctaatgatgACAAAGATGATGATCTAGAACAAAATCACGAGGAGGTACTTGACTTTCTAACTCTTGTTCTAAAGACGAATTAGTTAAAGCTCTCTTtgacatgtttcaaattgaacaaTCTTAcaagatgaaaaaaatattttagaagaTAGAATTCGCCACTATGCCGAAGGTTGTGAAGacattataaagaaaaatgaatcgtTTAAGGCTGAAAGattaaaatttgaagagactgtcaaagtcttgaaagaacTAATTATTAGCCAAATGAAAAAGCTCATTGATCTTTAGAATAAAAATGATGATCTTGAATTTGAGCACAAGCCTTTGAGACATGAGTCTGAGAACTGTTTACAAGCCTTAAAAAAGCTAAATGACTCCGAATCTAAATTTAGAAAAATGCTTTCACGAAAAAAAGGATCTAATGATAAATGTGGTATCGGTTATAATAATGCTACACATAACTATACGAGTAAAACCACATTCGTTAAGAGTGCATACAAACATAAGCGCTTACCTACTTGCttcttttgttgcaaagaaggacatcttAAGTTTGCATGTCCCTACAAATGTAAAGACTATTATATAATCAAGAactcctttccttttgaattacgtgagcagtgaaagcaaatatgggtttcTAAAggacaagaccacctaacatggtctaGCCCGAATATAGTCCCAACTTTGTCACTTGGTTGGCTAAGTGAaattgagaaaggttattttttgttttgtaggaaaagcaAAAATGGGTCTTAGATACTGGATGCttgagacatatgagtggtaaagtttctttattttctaaaattaaagaaaagtgcaATGGGTCGATCACCCTAGGCGACAAAgttaaatgcaaaattttaggtgttggcaAAGTTGGTAAGGATCCTtctaaaattattgataatatctatttggttgaaggtctaaaatttaacttgctaagtgtgtctcaattatgtgataaaggtaatcaagtaatatttgataaagaaaaatgtgttgtcaaaaaccctaacaccggagatacatttattaccgcccttagacatcataatgtttatgctttgattactaacgaaattgcagctcaaaatttcaagtgtttaaaTGCTATAACGGATGATCCAAAGCTATGGCATAGACGGCTTGGTCACATAAATATTCATACCATGCATGAAttagtaagtaaagatctagtcaAGGGACTTGTAGCTCTTGACTACAAGCACAGTCCTTCATGTGATGCTTGCATTAAAGGTAaagaagtaagaagttcatttaaaccgaagaaaatgttaagtacttcaagaccatgtgaa
The Amaranthus tricolor cultivar Red isolate AtriRed21 chromosome 11, ASM2621246v1, whole genome shotgun sequence DNA segment above includes these coding regions:
- the LOC130827510 gene encoding cis-prenyltransferase 4, chloroplastic-like — translated: MKILRFLVPSFSASLNLSCELQSYTTNHLHRHLLNNHHIGTMFYFKAQCLLCTSVEKAEVNVSYSSELPTGLRRELMPKHVALILDGNKRWAERRGLGSEMGHDAGLQALLRVMGFCSKWGIQVATFFLFSSENWSRPKEEIHFVMWRFQKMLVDELKNIMRQGIRISTIGNTSLLPKSLQEVLEHTKESTKDNTKTHVIFAISYSGKNDIVQACKSITKKVQIGLIDCEDVDESLIEQELQTKIMTAPCPDLLIRTSGELRISNFLLWQLAYSEFYFTTTLWPDFGEFEFIEALQSFQKRQRRFGGRSL